The genomic window GCCATTGCAGCGATATGTGTATACAGGGAGGGAATAGTTTGGAATTGGTGGGCGATTTTCACGGCGGTAATAATAACTGCGGAACCCCTAGAAAAATagcatacatatacatatatgtatatatatatatatatatatatatgtggaTGTATAAAAGAGATATGTAACGATCTCTGCGATGCTACGTCAGCTCAAGTCACCCTGCGTGTATAACGCCGGTTGAATTAACTTTATTGCCGGCAAACCGAATTCTATTATTTCTCTCTTCAATCCTCTATTTCCCTTTCCTCGCCTTTTCACCCtcgtatattttattcctcTTATATTACCTACGAACGAACGATTTTTTGATTCGATAAAAGGAAACCGCGACTCtttctatatgtatacgttaTTAAATTACCCCAGGTGCACTTGTGGAATAATTTAAATGCGCCGCggggcaaattttttttcttcttcatccttCTCTTCCATTGACTcgtttttcaagaaaatatacatacctatatttttgtttaaacgTTCGTCATCGACTGAAATAGGTGTAACATGTATCTACAGTGGCAATTTGTGAAATCTCGTAGCTTTGCCAAAAACTATACCTATTCGCTATATCGGATgccatgtataatatataaaacacGCGTAACAAAGGCTGCTGATACGGATTCGATTGATTGCACGGTACctacatacctatatttatAACATAAATGAAACAGTGTTAGCACCGCGGTAGATTTCCCCAATGACAAAAACCACCGCCTCCTTGTTCCCGTATCATCAAGAAAATATTACTTCcggaaacttgaaaaaaaaaaaaagaaaactccgCTCGCATTTTATATCCATAATTTGCGCAATACGATTGCCCCGGTTAAAGACAGGAGTGAAAATTTACGAAGCCGCTTCCGCGTCGCTAGCTGCggttgttaaaaatatttgtccgACTGGCCGGAGACGATCGAGAGTTTGAGGAGGAGCCGAGTGAAGTTGTGTGCAAGGATCCGATTCGCGTGTTTGCGGTACGGGAAGACAGGGAGGGAGGATTTCCGCGGGCCGAACTCCTCGGCGATTTCCGCGACTCGGAATGTCTGGCCAAAAGTCTCGAACACAGCCGCGATCTCTTCGGCGGGATTCGCGCGACATTCGCTAACCCCCAAACATCCCCCGCGATTTCTCTTTGCGCCCGTAGGATGGTAAGCGAGAAAGTGTGCGTGCTTCCTCCACACTTTTCTACACGCGGATCCGTGTGTGCCGCTAACGCCACGGAGATATACAATAAATGGCGTCAAGATCCGCGTCGCCGGCTGGAATCCGGCGCGCCGGTTGTCGCGAATCGCGGCACCAGCCACCCTTACAAATAGGGGCGCACTCCTCCACGCGGCCAGTACACGCAAAAGCTCCGTGCGTCTCCGTCGGCCGAGGTAATTTCGCAGGTAACACCTCGAGTTTCCGCGGAGAGGACAAAGTACAATATGTTCATAGTATATCGTTAACGTAACTTTACACGAGACCTATCTTAACCCTTTGAATCGCGCTCAGCGtcccatcttttttttttttttggaatttttttcgaagCTTTATATTTACttaactaattttttttgtttcatgaCGATCCCTGAAATGTCTCCGTCTCAGGAAATTCGTActtttctataaaaataaaaaaaacaacataaaGGCATATTCTGGTAATCTAACATGAAAAGTCGAATGCCGTTATTGACACGTATGTGAATTTCAATTCTAATCtcattgaaattttacgaCGATCCTGCTCAGTGTTTATAATGTTGTACATGATACGCGCATTATACAACTATATCTACAATtagttatttttcaaatcaaatcttCAGCTGTTATTCCTTATACATaccatatattatacaatactTGTAAAATGCGCAAACTTTGATTAAATAACCACAGTGTAATATACGGTTGGTTAAATTGCTTATACGCCGCGTTGTTTACATcatatttttccttttattcttACACACTTAAATTCATTTTGTTATCTACACGTACACAGTTTTATACTTTATTCTCattatattgtttttcgtcaatttcttAAAGATGTTCCGAAGCTGCACGAGCGgcttattttttctccatcgCGATAGATTGATTTACAACTCgtggttatttttattttttttttcttattcacaTCTCGCGcgtcctttttcttttccgccTAGACTGTTTATCTCAACTGTATTTTCTCACAACGTTCATAGCTTTATAAACATATGCCTATATACAATATACCGTGGGGAAGAAGAATTTCACGCGCGACGCGGCGGGTAATTCGCGCCGAAAATCTCAGTCATGTCGCGTCTGCGCGTTGTATAAATAGACGCCTCGCGATTGTCTCGTGCGCTACGTTGCAACTAGTTGAATGTACGTCTTTGTACACTGGGTCGTAAGGTATAATACGCAGAATACGTACTAGGAACCTTCATTgttcaattttcgacaaatactgaggaaaaaaattgtcgaaaaatcTGGAGTAGGTGGGAAAATGTCTAGAGTTCGCTACCGattgttgtaatattttttatttattttcatgtcTACAccagtatataaaaaaatcagaagaGCAGGGAAGATATCGGAAACACGCGTCGATTTACAGTTGAATCTTTGATTCCATAATTTTCTTGGATAAATAAGGACCGCGGTCCGGTTAAACGAGCAACGTATACGTGCCTGTAATTCTGCGATACTGtgcgtataatattatgtataatacgaGAAGAATGACgagcgtgaaaaataatacgcgCAAAGTTTCGCGTATGTAATCTGAAagaagaggggaaaaaagaaaccggCATCACCGAATCCCATTATGACGCAGCAATATATAATTCTTTGAGTTGTAACCGACCACCGGGCGAGATGTAAGTGGGTCAATTGGTGCATAATTCCAATTTAAGCCGCGTATTACACGCTGCGCACATGTGTACATACGCGTACAGATATAATACCTACACAATTTTCCCTTGGGCAGTACGTACGTGCGTACGCGAAAATACAACGATACACGAGGCGTGTAAAGGCGGATTAAATACAGCCGACTTCTTCTTATTGCGGAGTTCCCGCTAAAGCGTCTCGTTAAAAATGACAAAGACAAGTGGAGCACGTGTACAATACGAACGGggtaaaaagaataaagaaagaaaaaaaaaagagaaataaagacAAACAAGAAGAATGATTTGCGTAAAAAGAATATAACCGAGGCCATAAAAAATGACAAGCAtttatcaaataattatttttccacaacGACGACGATTCTATTCTCCGATGTACAATCTTGCAACGACCCTGCGTTGCAAGACGCATCAACAACGCGCGATAATGCACGGGGACAAAAATGCATGTCGTccatacgtgtatatatatatatacatgtaaatatacatatatgggtATACGTATCAAAGGTCGAAATTAGAGAAAATTGTTTCGTCCCTGTGATTCGGCGCTGTTGTAAGTACAAGCCTGTACAGACATCGGTCAGAATGGGGGATGGTTTCGTGGGCGTCGTCTGCGGGCGGGTATTTCGCCGAAGGTGCGGTCGAGCCTCGTATCCTTCGGTCGGGAATAATAGAATAGAATTCGGTTACACGCGTGTAggtgcgcgcgtgtgtgccGTCGGTTGAAGGAAAGAGCGTCTCGTCCCCCGCCGTCGCCGCCGCCCGTCGAAGTTAAAAGACCGTGAGACGGGCGACGGCGAAGCGGAGTAGCGAAGACGGAGGGGGGAGGCGCTGGCGCCTGCAGCGCTGAATTGGCTGGCGCCAAGAGCGACCGACCGACGACGATATCGCACAGGAAGTTACCGCAGGCCGCACCTGTCCCCGTTTCCCGCCGTCGCATCGCCGCGAGTCTCGCGAGTCCGACTAAACCGGCTCCGAGGACGCCGGACGAGCTCGGCGAGCTGCTCTCCGACCGGCTGCACGCGGGCCAGGCAAAAAGCTCAAGCTGCGGCGCGATGCGCCGGCTGCTCGGCCGCTTCTCACCTGCGCCGGTGGAAAAGAAGCGCGTACGGCGGACGCGAATTATGTCGAAATCCGGCGCCCCGTCGTAACCTCCGACTCCGAGTCGGTGGACggcttcccttcccttccctttccTTCCCTTTCCTTCACCTCCACCCTCCTCGTCCTTCTTTATACTCCCGGGTAACCGGCGGCCGGTGTATCTTTAGCGTGGCGCCGCGTCGCCCCGTTCAATGAAAAGTAGCAAGAATGCGAGCGATTTTCGTTATGTCTTCGAAAATAGAATCCGCCGCGTTGCAGGCTATCCGACTGACGGTGAGTTCCGTGCGTCGTCGTTATACTCCGCGGCGAGAGAACTTGCGGAAAAACGAACGAGAGAATACTTACTTACCCCGCCGCTCCGTGTACGCCGATGCATAAACCGATACGTAACGCGTTTACGTGCAACGTCGTGTGTCTAACGATGTCACGCGTGTGTATGCACCGCGATTCCTCTTTCGCACACGCGCGCACGTATATATGCAGATAGGTATAATACGTGCAGAGTACGTGCATCTCGCCCGACGCCGAGCCGTCCGGTCACTGGAATTCCCATTAATCCACGCCGATTTTTCATCACCCGTACGACGCTTTCGCATTCCGTATAGATACGTTGTACGTATGGTGCCTATTTACGTAGTGAGCGTATCGGGTTCGTCTGGCAAATTTTTGGTACCACGGTATTACGGTGTATGGAAATGTCGGAGAGATGTGTGCCACGTTATCTCACCGATTGTAACTTACTTTCGAATTTGCTTATTCGGGGGAAAAAGAATACACTCGAGTATTCTTTCAACCATCTTACCCGAAAATAATCACTGCCTCCCATTGTCGGTCAAGCGTGTACGAGAGAATTAACGTCGTCCGAACTCTTCgagcctttttttttctttcgctctaTCTTTCGGTCACATATTGAATACGACGTGGGACTAATTAGTTTCGCCGGAATAATCAcccttctctttttttatgcTCGAATTCGGAGATATGATCTATCTGGGAACAGGAATTTCGTGTATCGTTTTATTGTTAGATGTGACTGTGCGTGAGTAAAAATTCCGTGaaacagaattttgaaaacagagagtgagaaagagagagagaaaactaTACGTGGCTAGATAAATTGTTATTACGTTGTGCGTAAACGAGAGAATGATGAACCGTTTGTTTGAAAGAAGacacggggaaaaaaaaccgcaAGAGAGTTGATATAATGGTACAACACTATCTTCTctgatataataatttactcCTTGTAAATATTGCTCCTCGACAAACGAGGTTCTTGCATattggtattattattaatgttattattattatctctcCATTATTATTGAATCTGTACGTATAAAACGTACGTGCACAGAggtatatgcgtatatataaatatctcGCGAGAATATTCTGCGATATGGATATTGTATACACGTTACGTGGTACAGATATCGTTAATGAAAATATACTCATGATAAACGTGTAGGTATTTTATTAACAGCGATTAGTTTCCCTCCGACGCGTCTTGCCTGTAAAGTGAAAACTTTCAGTCCTAAAGTTCGACGCGGATCCGCATCCCGTGAGAAAGATAGCTGGGTATAAAATATTCTACATCCCGAATCCACCGTAAAAAGAGGCCGATATTAATCCGTGGTAGAATCTCTCGACGAGCTACAGGTGACGGCGTATACACGTTATAACTAGTTTACACAAGCGCAAAGCCTCGTCAAGTACGCGTACATGCGGAGGACATGGGAAAGAAATTCTCGGCTGCATCCACCACGTACGTACGTGCGTACGGTACGTAGCGGGTGTAATATCGATACGACCGATGCGTCCGGTGCGTATATGGGTGAATAAATACGCGTATAGGTGCAGGCTAGAAGGGGATATGTAGAACGGCGGCGTGTGCGTAGTGTGCCAAGCAACGATAGAATaaattgtgtttttattcGAGAGGCCGGCGGGAGCGCTTTGTCATTTAAAACGAGTCGTGGGTGTTCCTTTGATGTGGTGTACGCACCAGCACCGGCACCGTCGCACGCCCGCACGCCCGTATATCGCGGCTCTGAAAATTCGTCTTGGAATGTTGACCCCCGGTGGGACAGGCGCTGGCGCTTCGTAAGGAGACGCTGGCGTCTGTCTAGCCCGCGGCCGCCCCCGTAGACGGGCGAGTCCACCTCAAAGTCGGCCTGCCACGGCGCCGCCGTTCCGCAACGAGCGGTCCGAACCGTCCGGGCGGAGAACGAGCGAAACGAGCGGAGCTGACCGGGGAGAGCGGAGAGGTGTCGATGCGTCGAGGAGTCCGCGTTTTATTGCGGACGACGTCGATGGTAATCGGCGGTGGGAATCGATGCCGATAACATGCGAAAAACTGCGTAACGAAGCCGTTCGGATCGCGCGGCGATCGCTGGAACGTACGGCGAGGCGGGAGTTAGCCGAGCTACCTGCGCGCCGGTGGCGCCCCTGGCGTCGAGTTGCGGAACTAGGCGAACCGCGGCCATGTTTAACAATCTGCCCTGTGCGTTTAGTATGCCGTGGTCGGTGGTGCGTCGCGTTCAGGCTGCTGGTGCAGACGAGAAGGAGTTGCTCGCCGAGAAGGAGTGAAGTATGTGTTCATGACGGAGGCCTCgtgcgacgacgacgacgaagcagaagaagcagaagaagctgaagaggaagaggaggaaaaagatAAAGATAAGGATAGAGATAAAGAGGAAGAAGCAGAGGCTAAGAAACGCTCTCTCGTTGTCTGTAAATCCTCGTCCGTAGTGTCGTGCTGCCGGGGTGTTCGCGTGTTACACGGAGAGCAAAGAGCAGAGCCGAGGCTAAGCCGAGAGCTGAGTCGAGCCGACTCGACAGTACGAGAATACGCGCATACGTTCGTACGTTGCGTAGAACGAGAGGGAACCAAAGGGTACTAACGAATCGACCGgttctctcgactaattgTTAAAACAAGAGATCCGACACGCGCACGAGCCGTAAAGGTATAACAATCGGCGAAAATAACAGAGTTTAAATACCTGTCAACGGATATTAATAACGTACTGGTATTGCgcgtgtctgtgtgtgtgtgtgtgcgcgtgtgtgttcTTTTGCCTGCGTATCAAAATTGCAAACGCGTTCCGCCGACCGACTTGAGGACGATCAACAAGTTCGCCAACTTTTCGAATcgtcgatcgatcgattaGCTCGCGTTggtgtttcaatttttcaaaaaacataCCTCCGGATCGTTTCTCATTCTGTGTATATCCTTCGATTTTACTTGGATTTTTTCTCCGTCCGGTCCCCGTAAGCACTCGTTTAATATACCAACCCGCAGCCGAGTTCAGGGTGATGTTACTGTAACACACGCTGTATATTATGCACGCAAATTCACACTTTGATCGAATGTAACGTAAGTATAACGTTTGGGTATATTGTTGTAATATACCGTATACCGTATGCGTTTACACGCGTCTCAATATTTGTCTCATATTCAggctctctgtctctctttcccCACTATTtctatcgttaaaaaaaatgagacaaTTATtgtattgataataattacagtaACAATATAAAAGAACACCGGTCGTTGACgagttaaatttttattaaaaattattcaacgttTTAAAACTGTGACAATGGTGTGACAACAACGACGAGGAGAGTGTGCGGAGAAGCTGAGAGACCGTGTGATCAACAAACCTGTTTAAAATAACCTACCAGGTACACGTAATCGTGCGCCTCAGTGACGTACAACATACCACTACTGCCGGTACAGCGTGTTGGTATaccgaataaaaatattaggggaaaaaaagaaacatccaAACCAATAGGGGAATAATAGTTATAATAACCGAGTGAACACGAACAAGTGATGAGAAGTGTAAAATGTTAATTGGTGATAACAAGTTATTAATAAATAGTGGTGTCCGTAACGGAATCGTAATCAAAGTGTTGTTATGTGGGGCCACAGCGGTGGTGGCCAATACCAGGagcatcgtcatcgtcgtcatcatctTCGGCAGCAGAATCGTCCTCGTGGCCGTCGTGCAGTTTTCATCGTTAACGAAAGCATCCCGTTCGTCGATTGCGAAATCCGGTGATCCGGTGCCGCGTGTAAAGTCTTTGCCGAGCTGGGCCGACGGAGGTGAGGAAAACCGGCGGGATATCGATACGAGATCGTCGTCGTCGAATTCGTCGAGCCTCGTCGATGATCAGagggagaagagaagaaggcGGCAGCTGCAACGACGCGTCGTGATCTTCGCTGTTCTCGTTAAAAAACGCAGACGTAAAACAATCAGCCCTCTTCTAGCCGCGAAGGCGGTGGTGGTCCCGCTTTGCTCATCCGATCTTTCACTCGGTAGTATCAGCGCCAAAGGCGGCGGCGCGCCGACACAACAAGTCGGCCAAGAGACGGCGAGGGCGACGGGTGGTGAGGGGgtggaggagaaggagaaggagaggaaGAGGCAACGACGACACACACGCGTCGTCCGCGACGCCGCGAGCAGCGGCAACTCCGTTCTTCCTATTCTTCTTCGACTTTGCGTTCCGAGGCTACGTACTTCTCATTATTGCAGCCTACCGTTGGTACCGCCGGTCGCATCGAAAACCCGGCGTCGCTCTTATTGTCCCGCATGCGAGGGAAGAACGCTGAAGATACAGGCCTGAAGAAGAAGATTTAAAGAAATATCCCCCCCACGTAGCGAAGCGTGTGTCTGTGTGGATATTTTGGAGaatagagaaatttttaatccttCTCTCTTCCTGCGTATTATACCGTTACTACGATTATTTATaattggtttttctttttttttttttttttttaaattctactTTTCCTTCTTTCGTTATCGTCGCTATTCCCTGCGTACTGTATATATAATCAATCTCCCGCTCTCTCGCTCGCATCTGCATTTCTTCGCGAAGGTGCTTTGTGTACGTAATAACACAACGTATTAACGAACAGCGAGACAGATATCTGATTGCCTAGAGAGAAATAAGAGAGACACGTCGACGGTGATAATCTAGTGATTCGTGGAGTTGAAAAGGGAatagtgataaaaaataaaattgttgacTGAGGAAAAttaaggaaagaaggaaatagATAAGGTAATAATATAagaaacggggaaaaaaaaacaaacaaacacagtgcgtgtgtgtgtctgtgcgcgtgataaaaaagtgaaatagaaaaaatagacAAACTCTTTGAGAAACGCGGTTAAAAGTACTGGCCCCCAAATGCACAACCGGGAAATCCTGTTTCATGTTCATGTTCTGGAGCAAACGGACTCTGCTCACTAAACGTCTCCTTAAGGCAAAAGTCCGTGGGGAGCATGAAACCGAGTGTGAAACTCAAGAGAATAATCATCACATTATACCGTACTCGATTGGTTCGACGAGCGAATCATCATCGAAGCATCATCCACCCTCAGGCAGCGGCATTGCCAGTCCGTCGACGACATTAGGCGTCGGTAGCGCGGGAAaggcgacgacgacgacgacgacgacaaattgttgttgctgttgttattgttgttgtttcaCCGGTAGCGAGGATAATCGTCGtaatcgtcatcatcatcagcagcagcagcagcagcagcagcgttACGGCAATGCGTCATCAGCGAGCATCGACGATACGTCAAACGATAACAACGGACGTGTAACCAGGTGCAAGGATCTGCTGAAAAGTTTGAAGGAAAATCAGCTGGAGATGCTTTTGGCCGCGGTAGAAAGTTACGGAGCCGATCTGAGCGGCTGTGTTCTCGTACCGAGGCGGCGACGACGCGCCGACGGAGATCTGAGAACCGTCGAAAACGCGACCAACGATAATAATACCGCGATGGGCTGCAGGGAGGATAAAAAGACCCAGCAGCAGACGCAGCGATCCTCGGCtcgtcatcattatcatcacaATCAGCACAGTCAAAGACTGCAGCAGCGGCTGACGCGAGGGGAACGACGATCGGACGATAACGACGAGAACGCGATTCCCCTGGAGGAGAGGAACCCAACCTCCCTTCCCCTCGCCGACGCCGCGatcgcgacgacgacgacgacgacgaacaGCACGTGCAGCAGGTTCGGTCGAGGCGATCGACAGTCGTCTCATCGTTCGCGAAATTCCGCCGGTGCGACGCCGGCGTCGACGGATCGCAACACCGGCGTCGAACCCCACCTTCTCTGCTGCCAAATTTGGCGGTGGCCCGACCTCGCCGACAGCGATGAACTTAAGAGACTTCCGGTATGCCATTCCGACGAGGATCCCGTCTACGTTTGCTGCAATCCCTATCATTGGAGTCGGCTCTGCAAACCCGGTGAGTTGACGCCGTTTctagataattattattttcacattttgcGAATCGATTGATTTTGCGAGCGATGGAGAGAACGAGGCGTTTTTCACTCGCCGGACGAATGACCGATGGACGTTGTTGGAAATTGTTTctaaaatttctaaaacaGCGACTCGATGTGATTGAAGAGAGTGAAGTTCGCAACGTTAATGTAAGGATTGATCTTCAGGATAAATCAGTATTTCGAACACTGTGGAATCGTCTTAAATTTAGTtgtctatttttaaaaagcaaagtgtattcgaaatattgataattaaactcttTCGAAGCCGTTCTGAATGTTTGAAACAATGATTCTAGTCATCGTAataagttggtaacgttatcgtaacgaccCGTGCCGAGAAAATAATCgttattttcgcaattttcaaactgtttgaaattctatGAACCGACAAAGTTGAAACGTACTCATATTTTGCAGTCCTAGTTCCTTCGAAATTACAGTAATAATAAGAAAGTAGTGATTTTTTCGTCAACCTTGTTTCtagtttcaatatttcgttacattAACGTTTACCGCCAACTCTTCAATCTGATTGTGATTGAGTGTGATTCATCCTACACGAGTCCAGTTCTAAACCTCTCCGACCGTTGGTGTTATCTTTAACGAAACACgaatttcctcctcttctcATGCGCGCGGTTGTTGAAACGATCGGCCGGACGTTGCAGAGAGCAACAACAACACAACAGCAGCAGCTGATTGTGTCTTTGTAGCGATGATAGGTTCTCTTTTTAACGTCCTCCTGCTAATTTTCGCGTATACCTCAATATAATATactgttcaaatattttcacatccACGTTACGAGTGCATGATCAAATGTAGAGTACGGTAACGATGTGTTCTTACCATTCTCGATAATGGGGTATACACACATTCAtgcaattatacgtatactcgTATTACATGGGACTATCTAAGTAGGTAACGTTGCGCCCACGCCACGTTGTGATATTACGCGACGGTCGTCGCATTACGCACAGACGTGTTCAGTATCATcctaaatttgattttttaaatgtcaATTATATACCTCTGCTTCTTCGCTGCAGTCGCGTGATTTTTTTGCCTATTTGTGAAATTTGTGAGaccgatataaaaaaatatactcgtTGCACAACTGTATTTGTCGCTTTGGAAAAAA from Neodiprion lecontei isolate iyNeoLeco1 chromosome 1, iyNeoLeco1.1, whole genome shotgun sequence includes these protein-coding regions:
- the LOC107217098 gene encoding mothers against decapentaplegic homolog 2 → MFMFWSKRTLLTKRLLKAKVRGEHETECETQENNHHIIPYSIGSTSESSSKHHPPSGSGIASPSTTLGVGSAGKATTTTTTTNCCCCCYCCCFTGSEDNRRNRHHHQQQQQQQQRYGNASSASIDDTSNDNNGRVTRCKDLLKSLKENQLEMLLAAVESYGADLSGCVLVPRRRRRADGDLRTVENATNDNNTAMGCREDKKTQQQTQRSSARHHYHHNQHSQRLQQRLTRGERRSDDNDENAIPLEERNPTSLPLADAAIATTTTTTNSTCSRFGRGDRQSSHRSRNSAGATPASTDRNTGVEPHLLCCQIWRWPDLADSDELKRLPVCHSDEDPVYVCCNPYHWSRLCKPESPPPPYCLIADRLRPEDRAPSEGGGEGDADAVINRHRNANPPPLPGSLTTNGEDASGQREWCTLAYWELGGRVGRLFPVEPSTVNVFDSLLDGDGLCLATLAENHSTSPAIQRTRSKIGLGLTLSDESDGVWAYNRSENPIFVNSPTLDDPESRTLLVYRVPPGFCLNIFDRAKNVHRHYHHQQQSSTSLSSSNSPNNAAVQGLTSGPVDVNSVRISFAKGWGPKYSRQEVTSCPCWLEVLLAPCR